The genomic interval GGCTCCACTTGCACCAGATTAGGAGTGAGCAGAAGAAGAACATgcaataatcagaaaaaaataggtttaggtGCAGATCCTGACGTCTATCCCCATACAGGCAACAGATaccctttgttttattttagtgttttgagAAAACTGagctttaaattgttttttacactaaaaaagTTGAACAAGAATCTTTATAATtccagttacatttttttctttttttttttttcagtgaagatGCAAAAAATGCCCTATGACGAAATTCGAAAAATAAAGCTTTCTGAGCTCAAATTTATTCCAGACTTACCCAAAAAACCATTCATGACAACAGAGTCTGCAGAGGTCTTCAAAGGAGAGTTTCAAGGGTTCCCCGTTGCTATCAAGAAGTATCTGAACTCAGGTCAGTTCATAAGGTGGGTGCCACTCTGGAATAGAGTCATATCGAGTGTTGTGACAGAACAGCTTCGCAACATTATAATCCTCCACATCTGATGACATCTTTAgttatatttataaagtaaTTAAAGATACAGTTGGATCAAACCAACACAGATCTTTGTAGTGATGGAAGGGATTTTTCCAGCCCTGAGCTGATATTAAAACGTGTTTCTCATTCAATCATGCCTCATCTCTTCAACAGTACTGAGGTGGAAACAATCTTCAAAAAGGAAATTCAAACAATGAATCGCTTTCAATCACCCAACATCCTTCGTATGTTTGGCATCTGCATCAATAATGAAAACAGTAAGTTCTTCATTAGCTCCTCGGGGCCTGCTACTCACTGCAGAAAAAGTCTAATGAGTGTCTGCAGCTCCACAGGCTGAGTTCCTGGTCGTCATGGAGTACTGCGAAAAAGGAAGCCTTCGAGAAGTTCTGGATTCGCGCTGTGAACTGTCCTGGACCAGGAAAGCTCACATGTGCCTTGATGTGGCACAAGGAATCTACAGGTGAGTGTTTTGCTGCTAAAATGTTCACTATGCATTTGCCTGAAGCACTCTTACCAATGCATCAGGTGAAATGTGCACAAATTATCTGCAGAGAAAGATAGTAAAACGTTTGATCTTAGGCTGCACCAGGCAGAGCAAAACTTCAGGGTTCATGgaagcatcagcagcagcaagTTACTGGTAGATGAGGCCTACAGAGTCAAGGTGAGCCGCTGAACCACAGCAAGTTGGGATATGAAGCATCGCAAAGATCTAAACTGAAgcctttttgttattaacaGCTGGGAGGCTTTGAGGTTTCCAAAACGGAGACATCGCTTCAAAAGtctgtgaaaaaaaacgcgCAGGAGTCAACTCTGTGCTACGCCGCTCCTGAAATGCTGGATAACCTCAACAACAAATTCACCAAAGAGTGTGAGATCTACAGGTGAGACTCAGTCTGCTGGTTTTCCCAGAACACCAGCTgtggatacattttatttttttattaatatttttttaacttgtcctgttcAACAGCTCAGAAGACCAATAAAATCTGAGAGCCTTCTGTGTTAGACAGATCTTAAGgggtatatttgtataaaccccttttgtgttaaagctaaactttttcatctttttttaatttttctgtgcattgactttaaatttaaaaaaaaaacatttatttttgcctttggttgtcaaaaatctactggcttgcacaactttccaatggacttggaagttagggaacagaAGTTGACTGCAACTGGTATTGAATTAAGTGAACTCTGTCCTGGTAATGGATTTACAATGAATGTTTCACTTGAATTGTTAATActttagcctttattagctatcaTGCTAGCAGCATGTTGCCACTCTCGGACAATGCTTCCCTTCGATCCTCCAAACTCTGAGTTGTGTTGAGTGTTGTACCAAgataagtttaagtttaagtttaagtttattaaatttatatggtgccttaaaatgacctcatTCAAACAAGGCGccgcacattaaaagttcaaagaacaataaaatcacagctaaaaagttttaaaaatggacagtgaggaCGCCTGCCGAATGCTCAGTGGTAAAGCGTTCCACAGCTTCGGTGCACAGATTGAAAATGCTCGTTCCCCCCTGAGCTTCCTCTTGgacctcggtacctccaggagaagctgatcagctgacctgaggctccgggtcggggtgtagggacagagaagctcagagaggtacGGCGGTGCACAgttgtttaaagatttaaaaacaaataaaagaatcttaaaatgaattctaaaattcacaggcagccagtgaagggtagccaggatgggggtgatgtggtccctcttacgcgctccaaccagaacccgagccgcagcgttctggaccagctggagacgtGAGAGGGCCGActggctaactccaaaataaagagagttacagtaatccagccgggatgtaataaaagcatggattactgtctcaaaatttcgtttagataaaaatggtttCACCTTCACCAGCTGCCTCAGATAAAAGAAGCTGGATTTTACCACTGAGCTGATTTGACCGTcaagtttaaaatcactgtcCATCTTAAAACCCAGATTTGACACGGACTGTCTGAGATGAGGAGTCAAAGGACCCAGCTCCACTGAGGAGGGGTCACAGGAGCTGCTAGGACCAAACACCATCACTTccgtttttttatcattaaaacttaaaaagctgagGACCATCCAGTCTTTGATGTCTTGGAGACAAGACAGAAGTGGTGTAACGGAGCCTCCTTTCCTTATTGGTAGATAAATCTGGCTGTCATCAGCGTAACAGTGAAAGGAGACTCCGTGTTTTCTCAGGATGGAACCCAGAGGAAGGAGGTACAAGGAGAATAAAAGTGGTCCTAGaatagagccctgtggaaccccaaaCAACAGTGGAGCAGTTGAGGAGTAGGATCCCGACATGCTCACACAGACAGTCCTGTCAGTTAAATATGATGAAAGCCAGTCGAGTGCGGTACCACAAATTCCAGCCAAACCCTTCAACCTGGACAGTAAAAGATTGTGGTCCACAGTGTCGAATGCTGCGGACAAGTCCAGCAGAAGGACAACAAAGTTTCTGTCATCAGTTGCCCGGAAGATGTCATTAAAAACCCTCAACAGCGCAGATGAAGATGTCATTAAAAATCCTCAGCAGCGCAGATTCTGTGCTGTGACGgattttaaaaccagactggaaCTTCTCCAGGACATCGTTCTCAGTTAAAAAAGATTGCAACTGAAGGTACACCACTTTCTCCAAAATTTTTGAAAGAAAGGGTAACCTTGAGATGGGTCTAAAATTGGCTAAAACAGAGTTGTCAAGGTTTGGCTTTTTAATCAAAGGTTTAATAACAGCATGTTTGAAACCTGTAGGTACCACACCCGTTAACAGACTggtgttaataataataagaatctGCTGCCCTATGCTGgtgaaaatttgtttaaaaaagcgaGGGGGGACGGCATCCAGAGGAGAGCCTGATGGTTTCATGTGACTGACAATGTCTTCTAGAGAAGACAGAGTCACAGGCTCAAACGACTGGAGCACAGCTCGAGGAGGGATAAAATCAGATGGATCAAAGCCGGGAGCTAAAATAACAGATCTGATGTCAGCAACCTTCtgcataaaaaagtttaaaaattcatCACACAATTCAGAGGATGCTTCCTGGCAATCAGACTGTGGGGTGTTAAGAACAGAGgtgacagttttaaaaagcacaCGTGGATTGTGGCTGTTAGTCTCAATAATGTTGGACAGATAAGCTTCACGTGATTTTTTGACAGTGATCTGATAATGATGCCAACAGTCCTTTAAATCTGGAAAGAAACCTGCAGCTTGTCCTTTTTCCACCTACGTTCTGCTCTATGAGTCTCCCTCCTTTCCTGACGGGTGCTCTCATTAAACCAGGGCTCAGGTTTGGCCCTGGGTCTCGTGGTTTTAAATGGAGCAACAGAGTCCAGAACGTTCAGGCAGGAGGAGTGAAACCAAGAGCAGATATGTATCCCTGCCAAAATTTGTGTCCACCGTCGCTGCctcattgatttgttttgtaacactTGTATTGCAGCCCCACCATCAGGAATTATATacagagaaaaatcctcaacagaaagttctgtggggAAACCAGGCATATATTATTATCACTatatacatatcacaatatgaaactggcatcactttgctctGCATCACTTTCCACTGTTGCAGTTGCAGTGTAGCCTCccatagcttttttttgttgcatttttcaaacCTGGGCTGAGATTGGAGTCAGCCCCCACCTGTCCTGTTGTGTCTCCCTTAACATTTTAAAGggaaatttttgaaaatgtaaatgaaaaaaagcttcatttgcCAAAACACTTTTTCTCTCTGACTTTTCCTTCAGTGTTGGGATTGTTCTGTGGGAAATTGCAACAAGCAGGAAACCATTTGATGGTGAGTGTTCTTGAAAacgttaaagtttaaaatgataaaacacacAATAACCAGTGTCCTCCTCAGGCCTGAAACAATGACTGTCAGTACACCCACACTCATGACTTGTTCAGGTATGAAGGGAGAGGGTCTGGAGCagagtttaagttgatttattctgaaataatattcctgcctttttattattcataattatgttaaaaagttgtggttttaaaaattggcattctgttagctttttggactattttggcatttactgagattttttaggctattttggagtttagctaatattttggcaacatgctagctgttttttggggtttttttgttttttttcttgtttttttttttgtttttttagtttttcaggctgattctgtatttagctaatatttcagcttttagagtgttcaaaaatgtttatcctgctcggcccacgacctaaggtgtgttttggattttggccccctgtgcgattgagtttgacactcctgtcctATGGGCATTTGCATTTCATATGCTCACCCCATGCATGCAGCATTTACAGAGAGTcactgaaaataaagacaagagTAAAAGTAGATGATCTCGTCTCGATGAAAGAAAgacagacaggaactaagcacagctcaaagtccacaaagctaaatcagggtcagacaggcagaggtaaATCATGAGCATGGGGTCATCCAAGAGGAGACAAGAGttgtcaggatccaggcgagggtcagggcagccAGCAGGCAAACGGATGAGGCAtggtcagaaccagaacatcaggtccagatagaaacgctcggtatTGCAGGGAAGAtagcacaaaacaatacttcacactgagtgaggctctgcgTGCTGCTTAAAAAGCGGGTGGCTGATTGTCAGATTAGAGTCAGGTGAGTTTAtactctggagactgctcccgccagtgaccagagggggagtcaACCTGACTCCTGACACAACCatcttctcctccatgttggttttagaCTCCACCCTCTGATTTCCTCATCAACACATCACGGGTCAAAGCTAAGTCTCTGGTTGGCTgacaaagttcagattttttaactctGGATCCACCGTGATGCAATGCTCAAGTAGCACCGCCTAAGTCGCAGCATCACCTGTATGTCATAACTACTAATACGGGCGCAGAAGGCTTACTGTACACCTCTACACTCTGTTCTACCCATTATAACTTCAATTGTGAACGGTTGCTTTATAAACTTCATAGACCTGATGTTGTTTTTCTGGGTCTTTCAGGTTTAGAAGGAGGCCTCATTTATGAAAAAGTGtggaaagaaaaatatcaagaaCCACTTCCACCTGATTGCCCTGAAAATCTACGGCAGATAATCAACGCCTGCCGGGCTTACAACAGCTTTGACCGACCATCAGCTGGGGGTAACTGACACTTTTCTTACCAGACATTATAGGAATGTACCGAGGACACAATTGACCTGTGATGACTCGTTCCTGTTTCCTGCAGTGCTCATGGATAAACTGCGCTTGGTGGTGGCCCAGCTGGAGCAGTGAGACAACAATCATCTTCAGAGGAATCAGACATACAGCCTAGAGCTGTGTTCAGGGTGTTCTAGAGCTttctattttaaacatttacggtAAAATGAAACATTCTAAACCATTTTATTGATAGTaacccaagaaaaaaaagcttggtAAGAAGGTTATACTTGAAACTTACTGTTTTTGTGGAACCAgacaaaaaaacctgcaaaaatcAGGGAGAATTGGTCAGAACAAGCAATCCACTTTtatctgtaaagcacttttaaacTACAAAGACCCTTACTTGATGGTTCCTCCAACACAACGCTTATTTATTCTTCAACTGCAAATCCGTCATTTAGGACGCAGATTCAGTTTGTGACAATAAATTGGCCAGTAATCAAaagactgaatgtttttgtgtgaatgccAGATTCacactgttgtgtttgtttctatGAAGGTCCTCAATCCAATCTGTGccatttcatagtcaatggaaaacCAGCAATTGATCTGTTTaagttttacttcattttttatttgtgattatcCTATTTGGATGTTTGAACCTTagaatttttttgaaattttaacttttttgactgTCAAACTATTTCAACCATCATCTCCTTAAGGGTCTCccttcaatgaaaatcctgtttttgtagtttttaacatgtatgtgtagcatttttcttctgaaagagaacaaatgtattaagagattgctttgtttttgtatttccgagtatttctccttttaaatatctgtcagtcagactctgtctgaatgaatgatcttctttccatcaacagctctgctgcacatgcactaaaccctcatctgttcctagtgtctagttcaggttctggagaagagaagatggtatcttcacattgactgcagtcaaatgagccgccgttcacatttctgtggtcaaatcagcatcactggatttttggtgtgagtttcatccaatacttacggtagcaggactgagaacgctggaaaatctccaccagactccacggagcttcttgatgtgaccacggaaatgtgaacggcggctcatttgaccgcagttggaaaggattgtaaatcaatgaaagagcattttgatgttagctttgattattttatcaagaactctgagaaaccaatgattgaatgtattgatcacagtcaataaacattggagaattagctaaaagagtctttggtgaactggaaggagaaagaatcaggattttggaggaagttctgtccatgaagatcttcacttcctcgtccagctgacatccggatcagaaccatacggctggacattacccagattgatggatgtttttatgtagcagcagtgaagatttacgctagcgagacacagagctatcataatcaaaGAGGGGAGGATCAgaggcggggctactcagctcatctccaaaagccacgccccctcagaggagattttggaaacagaggcatCAATTCAttatgaaaaatggctttttaagacatttaggttgtagcattttggtaaaaaaaacaaacaaagaaaaaacatcataatcataattaaaacacaactggaaacggtttttaagaaaaaaaatatggaacatTCGTAATGTTACAATCAGAAAAGCATGCAACAGAAAATATGTAACAGAGTTCTGAGAATTCATTAGCAATGAATTCACCAGACACAGTAAGAAAAGCAAAAGACAACAAACTAATGAACTCAAAAGTCCATAGAAACGGGGTCAGATGTCAGAAGAACACAAGACAAGCCGACACTAGAGATAATAATGAGCAAAGTGCAGACAGTTTGCTCAACAGGACCTGCAGGagaatgggcggagtcacagccaGCCTGAACAGAAacccaagaaaaacaaatatttaaacataacCAAACACGCTTATATCAAAAAATATGCTGACAGTCAATGAAAATGTCCAGGTCAATGatttaatataatttgaaaatgtgaGTTTGGGAAATGCTTCATTTGGAAAATTTCCATTGAGAAGTGTGCACAGAACACATCCGAGAGTCTTCCACTCCCAAACATTTTTCACGAGACTTCAGGGAGTGGTCTTAATGAATCGAGCCAGAGAGCTGTTTTAGAGTaaaacaaacatcctttacAGGAATGGTTGTCAAGCCTTTATAAAGAACATGAAAAGGCCTAAATGTTTATTCCATACAACCAGTATGCCACAATAATATAACATTTGACCAGGAGTGCCAAACTTTCCATCCCCATTGTTTTGtgattatttattcatgttaatgacattctttattttaaataatctgcacaaatttaagatttttttatacttggtctattttattgacttttataATCAAAGTGATCTGTACATGTTTTCCATTTATGATGGTTGATTTATGTTAatgatttttctattaaaaaaaaaaatctgcattcatttttatgatgtttgATACTCACTTAACATTGTCTCTTCTAATAGAAAATAATctgcatatatttatatattttgttgatGATTGAtacttggtttattttaaataaaccaagtatttccacgcctctaccacgagaccgcagatgtaaacagcttctactttaataatgGCGGCTCAGGgaaattgtacaagtcattgttgaagcctttgagggagatcattccaacatttgattctgtcagcggtcctttgggatttacttacatttattcctttttgtcgagataaaaggagcatttgggtgacgccgctgcagaacGGCGCGTGCCCCCCTCGTGCGCAccgcagcgttacttcacatgcgctgccatgttacagtctgatcagatgcacgtgagaagcgcgttcagcggtatttaaaataaataaccatcctaacaagtgaacagctggatctttttttctgttcgaAAATACCATCAGgtcctttaatgtttctctcgcgctcctcagacggctgcatcaaattcaggctgaagctggaaaagtgcggcgaagatgaaactttggttggtggttttatgcgcatatatgcaacttataatttataagcNNNNNNNNNNNNNNNNNNNNNNNNNNNNNNNNNNNNNNNNNNNNNNNNNNNNNNNNNNNNNNNNNNNNNNNNNNNNNNNNNNNNNNNNNNNNNNNNNNNNNNNNNNNNNNNNNNNNNNNNNNNNNNNNNNNNNNNNNNNNNNNNNNNNNNNNNNNNNNNNNNNNNNNNNNNNNNNNNNNNNNNNNNNNNNNNNNNNNNNNNNNNNNNNNNNNNNNNNNNNNNNNNNNNNNNNNNNNNNNNNNNNNNNNNNNNNNNNNNNNNNNNNNNNNNNNNNNNNNNNNNNNNNNNNNNNNNNNNNNNNNNNNNNNNNNNNNNNNNNNNNNNNNNNNNNNNNNNNNNNNNNNNNNNNNNNNNNNNNNNNNNNNNNNNNNNNNNNNNNNNNNNNNNNNNNNNNNNNNNNNNNNNNNNNNNNNNNNNNTACCGCTGAACgggcttctcacgtgcatctgatcagactgtaaatgGACAAGCTGCAGCtcgcgtcacccaaatgctcccttttagctagacaaaaaagaatacatgtaaataaatataaaatgagtGTTCAAATGACTTGGACAAttctcagctatgactcacagcaACTAGACCAATCGCTGGCAATGGGTTGCAgatgtttgcaatatggcgatagacatatcaggaagtgacggtgaaagcggcggcctactttcgggaggagtggaggtaatgcatttccaatgggggaccatGGCTCGGGATGTCCAGTTTTATATTAGACTGTCTATGGGTGCATCAGAGTCTCTAAAAGACATAAAGTGAGAGATTTCCCAAAAATGCCACTCTGGAGTCTATAAGTCACTTCATGAACTAAAGTTTATCACAAGCTTTTGGTTTCTTTAGATGAAATCCATCtcttgtaaaataataaagtattttttttatggcaCTGACTGTAAATCAACAATTTTTATTGAGTCATAAACCGCAAACATTCCTGTTCAACATGAGCAATAAGGACTGAGCTGATACAGAATAAAGATCTGCTCCACTTTTAGGATCATAACATCAGTATTCAGATGTAGTCAATGAAATACTTTTAGATCATGAGAACTCACTAGAgtgtaaaatgtagtttaaataaaaactcttgattgctattaaaaataaaaaaaacgatatttttaatgacaataaGAGCTATCAGCTTCTATCCACATTAAGGATGCATTTGTTTTCAACAGGTAACCACAAGGGGGCGACATAAGCTCTGAAATGGCTTTCAACATGAAGCAATCACAAATCCACTTCAATGACGATCatgtatttggtgtttttagctaatatttcagacacGTGCTcgttgttttggttaatttaggctttttttcaagtttttcaggCTTCTTTGGAgataggctaatatttacacactagctgctttggctaatataggcttttcaAACATATTCAAGAGTTCTTTGAACTGTTTTAAAAGTTACTTGTCCCACTCTCAGCTGATGAAGTCCGACTGTCAGACAGATTTTACCTGACACTGAAAgttacaaagacaaaaactaagaaaaactcTGCTGCCGTGTGATTAGATTAGACCAACAGGTCagacaagaaataaaatgaaatatttatatagtataaaataaaatacattaaaacaaaatatggtaaatatatttttatcttgttaGCTAAGAAGGATGATACATAGaatgttattttgtgttatttaggGGAGGGGCAGAAGACTATGGATGAGTGACAAGTGAGAGCAGCACAGTGGAAGGCCATGACAAATGAAAGgataacaaaaaacacttttcaaacagttttgttATTAATATCAAAACAGAAGTTCCTAGCTAAGATGCTATTTGTCAGGTAGTGGTGGTGGAagaacccaaatgcaggagaccaggcttggtgacaggaacttaaaGCATTTAACAAAGTAACCAAAACGTAACCAAAAACCCATGGAGACACAAAAATGGTGACAtagcagaacagaacagatgacctaaCAAGAAACAACTAAAAACCAGACACTGAACATGACTAAAACCCAcaacataactgacaaaaactaaatcaaagtccacaatcctaacagtacccctccccaaaacggcagatcccagatgcccaaaaataCCACACCTG from Oryzias melastigma strain HK-1 linkage group LG12, ASM292280v2, whole genome shotgun sequence carries:
- the LOC112163186 gene encoding mixed lineage kinase domain-like protein isoform X1, with protein sequence MSGTEEFSSGLSKQHFSFFPAMEAIEPILTIVKGIYDLLETVKANKKRSQRICDRVKALEKIIRSIQTQKKVVETADVKSIIEDLTVTLNGAQNLLEKHACSNWMKRAIRKGYYEEEFNHVNERLNDAFQNLSLTLNVEHEDTIHKVFDKVTQKMEDEEDKRKDEEELLDKMTSLQNDVTEILSLLKMQKMPYDEIRKIKLSELKFIPDLPKKPFMTTESAEVFKGEFQGFPVAIKKYLNSGQFISTEVETIFKKEIQTMNRFQSPNILRMFGICINNENTPQAEFLVVMEYCEKGSLREVLDSRCELSWTRKAHMCLDVAQGIYRLHQAEQNFRVHGSISSSKLLVDEAYRVKLGGFEVSKTETSLQKSVKKNAQESTLCYAAPEMLDNLNNKFTKECEIYSVGIVLWEIATSRKPFDGLEGGLIYEKVWKEKYQEPLPPDCPENLRQIINACRAYNSFDRPSAGVLMDKLRLVVAQLEQ
- the LOC112163186 gene encoding mixed lineage kinase domain-like protein isoform X2, with protein sequence MEAIEPILTIVKGIYDLLETVKANKKRSQRICDRVKALEKIIRSIQTQKKVVETADVKSIIEDLTVTLNGAQNLLEKHACSNWMKRAIRKGYYEEEFNHVNERLNDAFQNLSLTLNVEHEDTIHKVFDKVTQKMEDEEDKRKDEEELLDKMTSLQNDVTEILSLLKMQKMPYDEIRKIKLSELKFIPDLPKKPFMTTESAEVFKGEFQGFPVAIKKYLNSGQFISTEVETIFKKEIQTMNRFQSPNILRMFGICINNENTPQAEFLVVMEYCEKGSLREVLDSRCELSWTRKAHMCLDVAQGIYRLHQAEQNFRVHGSISSSKLLVDEAYRVKLGGFEVSKTETSLQKSVKKNAQESTLCYAAPEMLDNLNNKFTKECEIYSVGIVLWEIATSRKPFDGLEGGLIYEKVWKEKYQEPLPPDCPENLRQIINACRAYNSFDRPSAGVLMDKLRLVVAQLEQ